Genomic window (Marasmius oreades isolate 03SP1 chromosome 3, whole genome shotgun sequence):
ACTCCTCCGTCAGATGGCCATGGCTGCGAAAGTGATCGGAAACACGGAGCTGCAAGAAAAGTTTGAGAAGACGTCGGAGATGCTGGAACGCCCGAACTCGGTCATTTTCTGTTCATCCTTGTACCTGTAGGTCTATTGCGTGTAACAGTCATAACAAAGCAACCGTCCGATGGAGGATCGTGATGAATCGTGTAGTGCTAGTGTGGCAGACCCGAGACATGGACTTGTCAAGCGGGCAGTACAACCAACTGTAAAAATATGAACTCGACTGCCCATTTGGCCCTCAACAACCCATCACTATGGATAAAATCTTGAAAGGAGCGCTCGACCTGCTCTCGAGAATGAAGTTCTCTTCAAGTCACGAATATACGACGAAGTCGTCTTCGTTATCAAACTCAACAAACTCAATTCGTGCATATCGAGCAGCTCTAGCTCGGATACGGATTCATGGATGTACTGGACTACAGTTTCTTCCCATTCTATACCGAGGTAGCCGATTGCATGGTCAGATCATGATTGGTTCTTGTCGACGTCTACAAAGGGAAAATGATGTATCAAGTCATGAATAAAAAACGACCTATCGTCTCAGAGTCACTACCCGTCTCGTTTGATCATCTTTCAACCCCGAATCCCGATCCTTCTGAGGACCTTACAGTAAGTGGAAACCCTCCATCATTGAAGAGAGGCTGTGGCATTATGCATGCTCGTCCATATGTGTGGCAGCGTCatctcttccttcatttcAGCACGGTCCAAGGGGTCCCTTTGCCTCGTCTCATGCCATCATCCAACACCTTGCCGCAATCCAAGACTACAATATCAAGGTACGGCGTAGCGAATCGAATCCGACCTTTACGTGGTGCACCGGGCTCTCGTCTCGCCGTTCTGTTCTATTCGCCATCCAAAAAGGCCTGCAATGCCCTTCTCCTCACACCAGACTCGACGTTTTCCCAATCCCAACAATCGGCATAGGCCGTTTCGAAAAGACGATCTTACGTCTGATAAGTGCGATACCGTGCCATTCTGTTGGGGCTTGGGGGGTGAGCGAAGTGGCCATCACCATATTCATATTCTCGAGTTCCTCTTCCTGATCCAAATTCACAGTGTTTTCGTCATAATTCGTTTCGTCCGGGAAGTtttgttgaggttgaggttttggTCTTTGTTTTCGAAGCACAGCAAGGGGCTTCGCCAACGTGACGAGTTTTCCTTCAAGTTGGTTGTGGCCTATTCGGAGGGCAGGGCGGGTCTATGGGTTGTGTAAGGTCGTGTAAAATCGATAGAATCGATAGAAGACATGGATCGACAACGACAGCGTGATGGGAATTGGAACTAAGAACGAAGGCTCAGTACTCACTAGCCCCTCATCGATAGTAAGTGTTCCTACTAGTTGACCACTTTTCACATCTCCTTCCTCGGAATCGACATGAATCTCCCCTTGGAATTCGAGCAGGAGGAGTTCAGAGTCGGATATACGTGCTAGTGGGCCTGAAAGGGAGGGTTCGGACAGCGTAGAGGGAGAGAAGATTATTGGGATGACCATCTGTGAGACGTGTTGTTTATGTTTGACGCGACCCATTGCAAATCTTTTCTTACGAAAGACTAAGTTCTGCCACTGCATTCCGAAGGCCAGGACATAAGTCCGAGCTGCACGCCCTCGAAAATGTACTCATCCGATACTAGCGGTGCAGATGATGTATTCAGGAATACTCTAGATCCCAGCAGAATATATAGTCACGACCAGAGTCGAATACAAAAATCATATCGTAAAAAAAGAAGTCCAAAAACAAGTAAAACGGGTATTGTAGAGTAAGGAGTACGCGATTCCAagtaaagaaaagaaaaacgaaAAAGTGTGGTGAGTCCAGGGAACGGAGCCGCTTACACGATAACATGTAACGTCGTGAGGCGATGCGTAATGTGATGCACAGCCCGTTTTCGGGGATGGGCTCATGGATGAGCATTGGACCACCTTCTCTGGAGGACTCGAGTATTGTGGGGATGGGCAGATTGGGGTGAGGGCGGCTGTTGCTTTTTGGTTGAAGGTCGTGGGCATGACGTCGTGATAAGTGAAGGAGGGAAGGCGGTCTGAGGTAAAGTTTGTGCACGATGTCGGATGATGGGACTGTTTGGAGAGTTAGACTTAAGAGATAGAGGGAAAAGAAGCACAGAGAAACTGACGTTCCGGCCCTTATGAGTTCCATCAGCCTAGGATGCTTGACAGCGGTATTCATAAACAAACCAGTTGGGACGATGCCTTGTCCCAAAGTAATGCGTCGTAGAGAAAGATTAGAAGAGACGAGTAATAAGACCTCACTCCAAACGCTCGGAAGGAGGGTGATGAAGGTGTGTAGATTGGGAAGAGACGCAAGTGAGCGAGCGAGATGGGTTACGGGGGAGGCCGAATCAAGAGTAGGATCGGAAAGTTTAAAGGCGACGTGGACAGTGGTGAGGGTTGGAGGCAACTGCTGGGCTAGACGATAGATGAAACGTCTGGTGTTGTCAGAGCTGAGGTAGGCTGCTGTCGGCGGTTTCCTGATGGTGAGATGAGTCAAGCTGGGGGGGAGGTCGATGTCGACGTCGACGTCGAGGAGTTCAATATCGAGGGATTGCAAGTCTGAGGTAAGTAGTTCTGGAGTGAAGGCATCTACGGTTACGACAAGACTTTTGAGGAGATGGGAGTGACTGGACTGAAGAAAGAGCGTGGACTGGCGTTTGGTGGAAAGAACGACGTGGTTGTAGAGATGAGGAAGAGCGATTCTGTGGAACTGAGAACAAGTTTTGAGGATATCTGGATGGACAGCAAACTGGAAGATTCTGTCGGTCAGTTCTTCTGGTAG
Coding sequences:
- a CDS encoding uncharacterized protein (antiSMASH:Cluster_3.6), with product MGRVKHKQHVSQMVIPIIFSPSTLSEPSLSGPLARISDSELLLLEFQGEIHVDSEEGDVKSGQLVGTLTIDEGLTRPALRIGHNQLEGKLVTLAKPLAVLRKQRPKPQPQQNFPDETNYDENTVNLDQEEELENMNMVMATSLTPQAPTEWHGIALIRRKIVFSKRPMPIVGIGKTSSLV
- a CDS encoding uncharacterized protein (antiSMASH:Cluster_3.6), which gives rise to MSLPSLPEELTDRIFQFAVHPDILKTCSQFHRIALPHLYNHVVLSTKRQSTLFLQSSHSHLLKSLVVTVDAFTPELLTSDLQSLDIELLDVDVDIDLPPSLTHLTIRKPPTAAYLSSDNTRRFIYRLAQQLPPTLTTVHVAFKLSDPTLDSASPVTHLARSLASLPNLHTFITLLPSVWSEVLLLVSSNLSLRRITLGQGIVPTGLFMNTAVKHPRLMELIRAGTPIIRHRAQTLPQTAFPPSLITTSCPRPSTKKQQPPSPQSAHPHNTRVLQRRWSNAHP